AACGATAATGAGGTGAAGGGGGAGGGGAATCAGCAGGATTATGGGATGAGGGTGTATGATCCACGAATCGCGAAGTTCTTATCAGTAGACCCGTTAACACCTGAATATCCAGAGTTAACACCATATCAGTTTGCAAGCAATAGTCCAATTGCCGGAATTGACCGTGATGGAGAGGAAATAAAAATTGTTACTGTGGTTCATGGGCAAAAGGGCAATATATTGTATGAAGTACAAAACGAATATGGTGTCAAAGGTATACTGCCTAAGCAAACAATTGTAGTTCACAAATATCCGATTGTAGATAGCAAAAACAACTTTGACTATAGCCATATAACGCCATTCGCCTATGACAAGGAAGATAAGAACAGGGGAGATGCAAAGACTTCGGATCCCGTAAGTTATAAGGCTGGTCAACCTGGGAAGTTTACTGCCGAAGATGCGAAAACAGGTTTAAAAGCCGTATTTGATCAGTATGGGGAAGAAAGAGCCACAATTGTCGAGAAAATGTACAGATTAGAGACAAGTCATTTTAAGTCTGGAGGATATAAGAATACGGGGACGGGGGGAATGGAAGCAAAGGCCGGGCATGAAAATGACGCACCTTATTATGGTTGGGATAAGTCGATTTTTCAAAGTCATCCTGAATTTACCCCTACGGGTATCTGGCTGGCTTTTGAAGGGCCTGGAATGAGTGGGAAAGGAGGAAATGCCCAAGTAACGGATCATCCTAAATCATTTGTTGTGCTACCTTCTGTAACAGCGGGAATGATGTTGAAGGCAGACTATATAGAACGTTACAATGGGCATTATGAGAGATGGGCTGGGCTTACACAATCTGTACAAGATAACTATAAGACAGCGTTGGCCGGAATTCAACCTAAAATTGTTAGACAATTGGCAATTGAATACAATAAACAACAACAACAACAACAACAGCAATCAACGGTAACAATTAAAAAGGATTAAATGTATCGAATTATGAAAAAATGGTTTTTAATCTCTTGTAGCTTGTCTATAGGGCTATTTTCTTGTAGTGAAGGAAACGTTACTAAGACTAGTTCAGACTCGAGTCATTCTGTAGTGGACATTAAGAAAGACACTGTAGAAAAAACAGGAACGCCTCATGAATTAACTCAGTTTACAACAGATGATTGTAATCAGTTGCTTAATCGTCTTTTTCAGGGTAGTTCTTTCAAATCTGCATTTCCTAAAAATGAACTTATTGTATCCGTTGATGGTGTTAAAGACAGTATTGTTTCAATACAGGTGTCGAATAAGGAGAATAATAGTCTCACAACAGGTTGGATAAATTTAGATTTAAGGAAGAAGGAAATGGCGGATATCACAAACGATCCCGATGCGCCGGTTATTTTGAAGTATCAGAAAGATGTGCTTGATTCTTTGCTTACCGGCTGTACTTTTAGAGATACGGAATAGAAGTTGAACCTTTATGAACATAGTTGTGATCGCAATAGATACGGTTCAGTGCCATAGTAATCGAGTTACTTTTTTAAAACAGCTGGATGTTGACGTCCAGCTGTTTTTCTTTTAATCAAGGTAAGTATTGAATATTGGATAAGAAGTTTTGAGTAAATGATATGCAGCGCTACTGGCCTATAATGCTAAGATTGCGCCGGGCGGTTATCGCTATGGGTTTAATGGGAAGGAGAACGATAATGAGGTGAAGGGGGAGGGGAATCAGCAGGATTATGGATTTAGGATTTATGATCCGAGGATTGGGAAGTTCTTGAGTGTGGATCCGCTGACAAAAGAGTATCCATGGAATAGTACTTATGCTTTTGCGGAAAACGATGTTATTAGGAGTATAGATCTTGACGGAGCTGAAAAGGATGTTAAAACGTTTTCTTATTATTTGTCAGACAATAAACCTAGCGTAAAAGTTACGTCTGATAATTATGTACAAGCTGAAGGTACTTTTAATACTCTTACCTTGGCTAGACGGTTAGGATTAACAAATGCAAAACCAGAGACAACAAAGGAAAGAATAGCTAGAGGTTTAGTAGCCTCATATCACTTGCCCCAGAATGGAACATTATCTTTTTTTGAGTTTGCTCCCGGTATGGGAAAGAGAATTATGCAAGATATTAATATACTGGTGATGGTGGGAAGCAATATACTAGATATTTCAATGCTGCGAATATTGCTTTCATGTATGATTATTATGCATTGGAGGATAAAACCGCGGCGAAAATACATAACGTAGCTGCTGCAAGTGCGAACTTAGTTGGGGCAGGAATGCTTGCGAAAGCGGAGCTTACGGCTGCTGCTAGTGAAGGTGCTGCTCAAATGAGGCAAAAGTTTGATCCAACATTACTACAAGCGGCAGAACCAGCACAAACACAATGGTATTAATATAACAAGGAAGCCGTTGGATTCTCTGAGGGGCATAACGGTGGATGGAAAATAGAGCTTAACATACCGGATAAATATCAAAAGTTGGGAATAGGTAGTGAAATTTTTCAACGAGAAGCTTCAGAGTGGGCACTTTCTAACTTTCATGCGATGTTGGTAGAAAGCAAAGACCTGTACCAAAAAGGGCTTTCAGATAATTTGATACAATACCGTGCCGCAAAAGCATCAGGTCTAACAAGTACAGAAGCCGCATGGAAAACCTGGACAGGCAGACAGGCCCTTAAAGCGGGCTATAACCATGTTAATGTTCAGGAATTGAAGAATGGAGATGTTCACGCTGTTTTTAGTAGTAAATGATAATATGAAAATGGATAATACTTGTTGCTTGTCATTTTATGATGAAAGGCATGTTGAATTTAGCTTTAAAGAGTATCCAATTCTGTATGAAAATTGGTATAATCAACATTTTTTTGGTAACATTTTTCACATTTTAGATATGAAAATGTCTGAACAGTTAGCAGATTGTGCATATCAACAACTTGACCTTTATTTAAAGAATTATGAAGCACCTTTGCCTTCAAATAATTCAAGGTTTGGATACGTGAAGAATATTACTCTTGATACAGACGGAACAAAATTAATGATAGACTTATCTGTGTCGGAGCATTTTAAAATTCACATGTTAAACGATATATATGGTAGCTTGAAGGAATCTTTAGTTAAACTGAAAGAATCTTATATAATTCCCCGAAATAGTTTTTTAAATGAATATCATTTGTCTATAATTTACCGTATTAAATATTTAATAGGGAAAGGAGTTGAAAAACGAACTGATATTGAGAAAAGTTTATTAAATGAATTTTTGGGGAATGTTTCTGTAGGGTTTATTAATAGTGTAATTACTAGTTTGAACGACCTTCCAATAGTGAATAATTACGGTGGTAGGCTTTTAGAAGGGAAGTATTTACGGTTTTTTTATTAAAGCGATACTTTTTTGTGAAAAGTTACTAACGGAGTATATGATTGTAGAAGGAAATAGTTGAACAGATAATAGTATTAATGCTTCTAATAAATAAAAAATCCCCGGTCAATTTGACCGGGGATTTTTTATTTATTAGAAAAAGCTTTTTTAGTTCTGGCGTTTTGAAGCAACCCATCAATGGTATAGAGGATACAGTGTTTATCTTCATCTGGCAGTCCGTTAATCTCATTAAGTCGCTGCAACATAATAGGGTCTTTTAAGACGTTGCTGTCGGTAGCTTTCCCCAATAAATATCCCACAGTAGTATCCATGAGTTTAGCTAGTTTTTTAGCGACTTCGATGGACGGCATCATCTCATCACGTTCGTACTTACCAATGACAGTATAAGAAGTCGACATCATTTTAGCCAGTTCCTGCTGGGAGAGACTTTTGGCGTCTCTACACTCTCTCACTCTTTTACCAAAAGTAGCCATTGTTTAAATCGTATTAGGTACTAAAAAGCCCTATAGTACGGAGAATAAGCAAATTATCACCGTGGGGTACGGCTCGTGATGGCGGGCAGGCTTATCGGCCTTTTGGGAAGTATTGTATTGTGTTCGCATTACGGAATAGTGGCGGTGCTATCAGTGGTATGTACTTCCGTAGTACAATCAATGATGATACGCAGCGTCATTATTATCTAAAAGACAGGCGGGGATTATATCTAGGTTACCCGAACTCAGATATTACAAAGCTGATCCTGACAGAATCAGTGATAGATGCAGCGACTTTATTACAGCATAGTAAAATAAGTGAGTCTTATGGTATCCTGGCTTGTTATGGCACTAATGGTCTGACCGCAGAGCATGAAGCGGCGATTGTGGGCCTGAGCCAGTTGCAGGGGATCATTTTTGCTTTTGACGGTGATAATGCAGTGCGTAAGGCGGTAGAGAAATACAGCACTTTGTTAAAACAGCGGTTGCCTAATGTGCAGCTGAGTAACATCGTGTTGCCAGTGGGAGAAGGTATTAATAGTATGGGCGTTAGTCATACGCCGGGCGTGTTTAGGGAGCTATTACAAGGTAGGACTGCCTTATTTTTTCAACTGAGGGTTCATCTGAAAAAAAAGAACCCTAGACTTCAGTAGATTAAAATCTTTCTATAAATTTTTATAGGAGAAGTTGATAGTTATTATTTGATAGGTAGCTAGTTGACAGATGAGTAAAGCGCTATTGGATAGATGAAAACTTATAAAGGGTATGTCTAAAAGGCCTTATTTAATACAATCTTAGGATCTATTTTTATTCCATCGGGTGCCCGAATAAAAGGGTGGTGTAGCATACTATGGCGCACCAATATACCGACGCTCAGGGACAATTAAATACCCGGGATACCTGTAAACAGAATCATACAATGAAAAAATGTAATAATTTTGCGCCATCCGCACAAGCTGCGGTGTTAAAATTATTCCCTATACAGATGTTCACCAGATCCGCTTTTCGTAATTCAGGCGTGTTGATACTCCTAATAATGTGCTCTCTATATGCGTGGGGGCAACAACCAGCGCAATCCACCTGTCAGGTTCAGATAGACGAGTATATCATTCCATTACTGTGGGACTTCACTGGCATAAAACCTAAAATCCCGTTGGAAGAAGATGTGGAGATAGTTGATCCTAACCAATGGAGATACTTTTATAGCGCTAATATCATTGAGGCACCACAATACACTATAACGCCTGAAGTTGACTTTGAAGGTAGTAAGAAGGATGTCCAGAAGATAACTAAGTATTCTTTTAATTATGTGGTGGAGATAGCCAGGAAAGATATGAAAGACGCACCAAAAATTATAACGGAGGTATTTAAAAAGATAGATGCTCAATTGCCCTTTCTGAAAAATACATCTTTAGTAATTGGTGAGCGTAAACGTATATCGTCTGACTGTGGCATTTGTAGTGTTTCAGTTGCAAGACCAAGGTCGGTCGGTGGTACTGCAAATGAAATAGAGATCAATATAGATCTCACGCCGCAAGCCTCCGCAGCCGCCAGCAAAGCCGCAGACAAGCCGAAAAGCTAGGATAGAAACGTATTACACTATGACGCTGACAGCATTGATCAGTTATTTCAGGAAAGGCGGTTCCTATGAAGAATTTTGCCTTTCCTGTGAGCTGGATGCACGATCCGAAGTGATTGAGATCTATATGGAACAACCTTGGGAGATAAACAATGATATCGCCTTGTTCGAAATAGAAAAAACCGAAGGACTGGCTGAATACACCGCTAACAATAAAAAATATTCGAACCTGTTTGATTTTTACTATTTCCTTGATGTGGTTGATGAGTCGAAGAATATGACAATAACAGATGGTGAACTGGCTGAGAGATTATTATCGTATGTCAGAGATGACGCCTGAAAATTTGCCGTATTTTACACCAGAGATTATCAAATAGACATTTCTCTTTTTATATTGTTTATCAGCTGTTTAGCCTGTTAAATCTTATCTCATTTCATGGATTGGTAACTCCTGTTCCATTATATTTATAGGACTATGAAACATCTCCTTATACTCTTACTATTGTCAGGGCTCTCCCCATTCCAATCCCAGGAAGTCTACATCTGCCGGTCGGGCACCAGCTATGCCTACCACCGTAAATTGTGTCAGGGATTACGTAACTGTACTCACCGGATAGATACTGTTACGGTGAAAGATGCGGTCGCATCCGGCCATACAAAGGCATGCGGATATTGTTACAAAAGATAGTATTACGGACGAACGTGTTCTCCCACGAGGATAAAAGACGACATATCCATTTATTGTAGCCAGGACTTACAGCCGCCTGTATCTTTTCATTCAGGATATCATTGCCCCTATATCTTACCTAGCTCATAAGGAGCTTATATAAAACAGAGAGATACAACCTATTCAGTAAGTCTATAGGTAACAGGTATATACATCAGCGTACGCACGGGCTTACCATTCACGCTTCCTGGTTGCCAGGTGGGCATACTGTTAACCAGTTTTGTGTTCACCTGGTCAAAGAAATTCGCGTCTTTTGTAGCTGTTTTGATATTGCTTGGACGTCCATTCTCTTCTATGACAAAAGAGATCAATATTCTTCCTTCGAAACAGATATCCGTGTTCGCCGGCCAGCGTTTGTTTTTGTCGATAAATGATTGCATCGCCTGTTTTCCACCAGGGAATATCGGCGGTTGATCTACCTGTGTATATAACACTGGAGCGGCAGTGTCGCTATGGACGCCTGTATGTAAACACATGGTGAATTGCAGGCATAAAGTTGTTAAAAGCATAAAGCTATGTCTAAAGCGAATTCCTTAATATCAACCTGAACGGATTCTTTACCCTGTCTCTTTTCTTCTCCAGCACCATCTTTGCGGCACTCGCTCCCATCTGCTCATGATCCGTCGATATTACGGTGATCCCATCCAATAATATCTCCTTGAGCAGGGTCTCATTATAAGACACGATCCCGACGTCCTTCCCAATCGTCAGCTGATTATTCCGGCATATCTTCACCAGGTTCACCAGGTCCGTTTCTTCGATGATAATATAAGCCTGCCCTTTAGTTACAGGTGTATGCATCTCAATGCCCTCAATAACAGAAAAGTTAAAATCCTGCATCCGGCAGAAATATCGGAAACCTTTCTCTATTTCTTTCGGATAAGGGGTAAGGCCGGGATTTACGAACACCAGGCTGCTATACTTCTTCAGAGCCGGTAGCGCCTCGTGCAATGCCTCGTATATATCCTTTTCGAAATTCTGGTACACGGTGCCATAGTCGCCGGTTAACTCCTGTACATCCCTGTCAAGTAGGATCAGCTGTTCTGGCGGGATCTTTTTCAGGATCTCAAGGACTTTTTCCGGCTGCTCATAGAAATGTGGCATGATCACATAGTAATCATAGTCGCTTAAATGATTGCTGATCAGGTTCTCAAACAGTGGTACGCTATGGTGGTGGATATGCAGATCTACGAACACATTCTCTCCTAAAGCTTTCACAAAACTGTTGTATACCTGTTTTTTGTAATTGCTTATCTTGTTGAAAATAAGCAATATGCGGAGCGGAATGACCACATCAGTACGGTTGATGAAGTAGCCTTTCCCCTTTACGGAAATGATCACTTTCTTATCCCGTAATTCTTTGTATGCCTTCTCTACCGTGCCTCTTGACAGGAGATATTCTTCACTCAGTTCGTTGATGGAGGGAATTTGCTGGTCTCGGGTTAATATGCCATCGCGGACGGCTGCCATAATGGAATCCGCAATCTGCATGTAAACGGGAATTTTGCTGTTGGTGTCAATCTGCAAGCCTTTCATGACGGGAAAATAGGAAAGAATTGGGAAATGGGAAAGCGGATAGTACTTTTATCAGGAAATAGTATTTTCCTGATAAAGGCTGCTGATCAGCAATGGACATAGAACAGATCATATACAACATATACCGGCTTCCCGTTGGGTCTCTGACTGCATTCAAGGAACATATCACCGAGGTGGAATATGCCAAAGGCAAGATCCTCGTAAGGGCTAATAAGGTTGAAGAAAGCCTGTTTTTCATTAAAACAGGTATCGCCAGAGCCTTCGCCAGAAAAGGTGACCAGGAAGTCACTTTCTGGTTCGGAAAGGAAGGGGATACCCTGCTTTCCATGCGCAGCTATGTAGAGGATCTCCCCGGTTATGAAGATATCGAGCTACTGGAAAACGCCCAGTTGTATGAACTTAAGTCAGCCGATCTGAAACGTCTCTTTGACACAGACATTCACATCGCCAACTGGGGAAGGAAATTCGCTGAGTTCGAATTAATGAAGGCGGAAAAGAGACTCATCTCCCTTCAGTTCAACACCGCTACGCAGCGTTATGAAGAGTTGCTCAGAGAGAATCCCAATCTCATTCAGCGTGTTCAGTTAGGGCATATTGCC
The DNA window shown above is from Chitinophaga agri and carries:
- a CDS encoding RHS repeat domain-containing protein; the protein is MAPGGYRYGFNGKENDNEVKGEGNQQDYGFRIYDPRIGKFLSVDPLTKEYPWNSTYAFAENDVIRSIDLDGAEKDVKTFSYYLSDNKPSVKVTSDNYVQAEGTFNTLTLARRLGLTNAKPETTKERIARGLVASYHLPQNGTLSFFEFAPGMGKRIMQDINILVMVGSNILDISMLRILLSCMIIMHWRIKPRRKYIT
- a CDS encoding helix-turn-helix domain-containing protein, which encodes MATFGKRVRECRDAKSLSQQELAKMMSTSYTVIGKYERDEMMPSIEVAKKLAKLMDTTVGYLLGKATDSNVLKDPIMLQRLNEINGLPDEDKHCILYTIDGLLQNARTKKAFSNK
- a CDS encoding toprim domain-containing protein; protein product: MFALRNSGGAISGMYFRSTINDDTQRHYYLKDRRGLYLGYPNSDITKLILTESVIDAATLLQHSKISESYGILACYGTNGLTAEHEAAIVGLSQLQGIIFAFDGDNAVRKAVEKYSTLLKQRLPNVQLSNIVLPVGEGINSMGVSHTPGVFRELLQGRTALFFQLRVHLKKKNPRLQ
- a CDS encoding energy transducer TonB; amino-acid sequence: MLLTTLCLQFTMCLHTGVHSDTAAPVLYTQVDQPPIFPGGKQAMQSFIDKNKRWPANTDICFEGRILISFVIEENGRPSNIKTATKDANFFDQVNTKLVNSMPTWQPGSVNGKPVRTLMYIPVTYRLTE
- a CDS encoding GntR family transcriptional regulator, which produces MQIADSIMAAVRDGILTRDQQIPSINELSEEYLLSRGTVEKAYKELRDKKVIISVKGKGYFINRTDVVIPLRILLIFNKISNYKKQVYNSFVKALGENVFVDLHIHHHSVPLFENLISNHLSDYDYYVIMPHFYEQPEKVLEILKKIPPEQLILLDRDVQELTGDYGTVYQNFEKDIYEALHEALPALKKYSSLVFVNPGLTPYPKEIEKGFRYFCRMQDFNFSVIEGIEMHTPVTKGQAYIIIEETDLVNLVKICRNNQLTIGKDVGIVSYNETLLKEILLDGITVISTDHEQMGASAAKMVLEKKRDRVKNPFRLILRNSL
- a CDS encoding Crp/Fnr family transcriptional regulator, with translation MDIEQIIYNIYRLPVGSLTAFKEHITEVEYAKGKILVRANKVEESLFFIKTGIARAFARKGDQEVTFWFGKEGDTLLSMRSYVEDLPGYEDIELLENAQLYELKSADLKRLFDTDIHIANWGRKFAEFELMKAEKRLISLQFNTATQRYEELLRENPNLIQRVQLGHIASYLGITQVSLSRIRAEVK